A genome region from Gouania willdenowi chromosome 9, fGouWil2.1, whole genome shotgun sequence includes the following:
- the aplnra gene encoding apelin receptor A produces METSTAEYVDNYDYYDYNETACDFSEWEPSYSLIPVLYMLIFILGLSGNGVVIFTVWRSKSKRRAADVYIGNLALADLTFVVTLPLWAVYTALGYHWPFGVALCKISSYVVLVNMYASVFCLTCLSFDRYLAIVHSLSSSRLRSRGTMLASLGAIWFLSGLLAVPTLLFRTTVDDQNSNRTTCAMDFSLVTMNQRHEYLWIAGLSLSSSALGFLLPFLAMTIFYCFIGCTVTRHFNNLRKEDQKKKRLLKIITTLVVVFAICWTPFHMLKSMDALSYLNLAPSSCGFLRFLLLAHPYATCLAYVNSCLNPFLYAFFDLRFRSQCLCLLNLKKAMHGQMSSMSSTLSAQTQKSEIQSLATKV; encoded by the coding sequence ATGGAGACCAGCACTGCGGAATATGTTGATAACTATGattattatgattacaatgagACTGCCTGTGACTTCTCTGAGTGGGAGCCTTCTTACTCCCTCATCCCAGTTCTCTACATGCTCATCTTCATCCTGGGCCTGTCAGGGAATGGAGTGGTCATCTTCACGGTGTGGAGGTCCAAATCCAAGCGCCGTGCTGCAGACGTCTACATTGGAAACCTTGCCCTGGCTGACCTCACCTTCGTGGTGACCCTTCCTCTGTGGGCCGTGTACACGGCGCTGGGCTACCACTGGCCCTTTGGCGTCGCTCTCTGCAAAATCAGCAGCTATGTGGTTCTGGTCAACATGTATGCCAGCGTCTTCTGCCTCACCTGTCTGAGCTTTGACCGTTACTTGGCTATCGTGCATTCGCTGTCCAGCAGCAGGCTAAGGTCGCGGGGCACCATGCTGGCCTCTCTGGGAGCCATCTGGTTCCTGTCCGGCCTCCTGGCTGTTCCCACGCTGCTCTTTCGCACCACGGTGGATGATCAGAACAGCAACCGGACCACGTGTGCCATGGACTTCAGCTTAGTAACCATGAACCAGAGGCACGAGTACCTTTGGATTGCAGGACTTAGCCTGTCCTCCTCTGCGCTGGGCTTCCTCCTGCCTTTCCTGGCCATGACCATCTTCTACTGCTTCATCGGCTGCACCGTCACACGCCACTTCAACAACCTTCGCAAAGAAGACCAAAAGAAAAAGAGGCTTCTTAAGATCATCACGACTCTTGTGGTGGTGTTTGCCATTTGCTGGACTCCCTTCCATATGCTGAAGAGCATGGACGCGCTCTCCTACCTGAACCTGGCCCCGAGCTCCTGTGGATTCCTGCGTTTCCTGCTGCTGGCTCACCCCTACGCCACATGCCTGGCCTACGTCAACAGCTGCCTCAACCCGTTCCTGTATGCCTTCTTTGACCTGCGCTTTCGCTCACAGTGCCTGTGCCTGCTCAACCTGAAGAAAGCTATGCATGGCCAGATGAGCTCCATGTCCTCCACACTGAGCGCCCAGACTCAGAAATCTGAGATTCAGTCTTTGGCCACAAAGGTTTAG